The following coding sequences are from one Panicum hallii strain FIL2 chromosome 5, PHallii_v3.1, whole genome shotgun sequence window:
- the LOC112891439 gene encoding SUN domain-containing protein 1-like, with protein sequence MASPSLAAAAASPATSPLTLDAIPLASRPPPAAAAPRKRPVLLLDTRPHPASPTPPLLSSTAAGAAAAAAAPAHARRKKPSHPPKPRWQTVLSVAAKNAALLAALLYLGDLAWRWSHPPPPSPPPDRAALEGYAARVDEVEASLSRTFRMVQVQLEAVDRKIDGEVGAARADLAALLEEKRLALEGGLARLDARADELGDALAGLGRMEFLRKDEFEKFWEEVKGSLASGSGSEVDLDQVRALAREIAMREIEKHAADGIGRVDYAVASGGGRVVRHSEPYVPKRGILNGWLGGGNADPQKMIQPSFGEPGQCFPLQGSSGFVEIKLKTGIIPEAVTLEHVSKDVAYDRSTAPKGCRVYGWYDETPGETQSGHAAKMAALAEFTYDLDKNNIQTFDITAPHVGMINMIRLDFTSNHGSSLLTCIYRLRVHGHEPVSPGTAGFQA encoded by the exons ATGGCGTCcccctccctcgccgccgcggccgccagcCCCGCCACCTCCCCGCTAACCCTAGACGCCATCCCCCTCGCCTCCcgccccccgcccgccgccgccgccccgcggaAGCGTCCGGTCCTCCTCCTCGACACCCGCCCGCACCCCGCCTCCCCGACGCCCCCGCTcctctcctccaccgccgccggcgccgcggccgcggccgccgccccggcgcACGCCCGGCGGAAGAAGCCCTCCCACCCGCCCAAGCCGCGGTGGCAGACCGTGCTCAGCGTCGCCGCGAAGAACGCCGCGCTCCTCGCCGCGCTGCTCTACCTCGGGGACCTCGCCTGGCGCTGGTCCCACCCGCCTccgccctccccgccgcccgaccGCGCCGCGCTCGAGGGCTACGCCGCGCGCGTCGACGAGGTCGAGGCCTCCCTCTCCCGCACGTTCCGGATGGTGCAGGTGCAGCTCGAGGCCGTCGACCGCAagatcgacggcgaggtcggCGCCGCCAGGGCCGACCTCGCCGCGCTGCTGGAGGAGAAGCGGCTCGCGCTCGAGGGCGGGCTCGCGCGGCTTGACGCGAGGGCCGACGAGCTCGGTGACGCGCTGGCAGGGCTCGGGCGGATGGAGTTCCTCAGGAAGGACGAGTTCGAGAAGTTCTGGGAGGAGGTGAAGGGCAGCCTGGCCTCGGGTTCCGGGAGTGAGGTCGATCTGGACCAGGTCCGCGCCCTGGCCAGAGAGATCGCCATGAGGGAGATTGAGAAGCATGCCGCAGATGGCATCGGCAGGGTCGACTACGCTGTGGCGTCGGGTGGGGGAAGAGTTGTCCGCCACTCGGAGCCCTATGTGCCTAAACGTGGTATCTTGAATGGGTGGCTGGGTGGAGGTAATGCTGACCCTCAAAAGATGATTCAGCCGAGCTTTGGGGAGCCTGGCCAATGCTTTCCCTTGCAGGGCAGCAGTGGGTTCGTGGAGATCAAGCTAAAGACGGGGATAATCCCTGAGGCAGTCACTCTTGAGCATGTCTCCAAG GATGTGGCATATGACAGGTCCACAGCTCCAAAAGGTTGCCGGGTGTATGGATGGTATGACGAGACGCCTGGTGAGACCCAGTCAGGTCATGCTGCCAAGATGGCTGCCCTGGCAGAGTTCACATACGACCTGGACAAGAACAATATTCAGACATTTGATATTACAGCCCCACATGTAGGCATGATCAATATGATCCGGTTGGATTTCACTTCGAACCATGGAAGCTCGCTGCTGACATGTATCTACCGCCTCCGGGTGCATGGTCATGAGCCTGTCTCTCCAGGCACCGCAGGCTTTCAGGCGTGA